The Terriglobales bacterium region GGAACAGCAACATCGCCACGCTGGCAGGAGGCGACACCTCGAACAGTGTCCTCACGTTTGTTCCTAAGGGCCAGGGTAACAGCACGCTCAGCGTGGACGTGGGCAGTATCACCTGCGCACCTGCGTGCTCGCCCGCGTTTAGCACTCCCACGACGGGCGGGCAGATAGTTGCAACGGTGTCGCAGCCCGCTATCAGTCTGAACATGGCGAATCAAGTGATCGGCGCCAATCTGGAAGTGAGCGCTTCGGGCGCGCTCAATGTGAATGCGCCGAACACGATGACAATCAAGATCTCCAGTTCCGATGGCAATGTGGTGCTGTCGAACGCCAACAACACGGCAGGATCGAGTTCGATCACAATTACGATTCAGCCAAATAATGGCCTGAATGGCTCTGGATTCCCCACCTTCTTTGTGCAGGCGCTGGCGGCCGCACCAACTTCCGGCTCGTCAGTGACGTTGACCGCGCACGACCAGGCAAATCAATTTGCGGACGGCACGATCCAGGTTACGCTGGCACCCTCGGGGTTAGTTCTGGCCAGTCAGAATGGAATCGGGCAGGACTTCTCGACTTCTCTGGGACAGATCGGGGGAGGCGATAAGCCGCTAACGGTTGAGGCGTTCCAGTTGGATCCGGTGACACTGGCGCCGGTAGCAGAGGAGGCCGTCAAGGGTGGGCTGACGCTCGCGTTCACGATTCAGCAGGGGACAAATGGAGTAGCAACTATAGTTGGCACACAGGCTATTTCGCCCGGCAGTCTGACTCAGAGCCTCACATTCCACCCCGTGGCAACCGGGTCTACCACGCTGACGGTTCCTGCGCCCCCAGGATTCGTGCTTCCTGCCAGCGGGAACGCTCTTAATGCCACGGTAAACCCCTAAGGCGATGGACACAGGGCGTAGGAGTGATTCCGAGCCAGCGGGCAATCAGGTTCAGCAAGCGAACGCCAGTCCCATACAAAAAAGCGATCCGGGATTGGGCTCCTCGTTTTCTTTTTTGGACTTCTCGGGAAGAGCTCCGAAAAAAGTATCTCCCGCCAGCAGGCAATCGATAGCTCGAATCAGATCTCGAGCGGCCTGAGATTTGTGAACGTAGCCATGCGCACCAGAGGCACGAACGTCAGTGGGCAGGCGCTCGGACTCGTGCATGGTGAAAATCAGCGTCCGAGTGGGTAAGCCCAAACTGGTGATTTGACCTGCTGCTTCCAAACCACTCATCACCGGCATGGTGATGTCGAGGACAGCGATATCGGGCTTGAGGGTCTTGACCATCTCCACGGCGTCTCTGCCATTTCTTGCTTCACCGCAGATTGCCCAGTCTCGCCCAGCCCGGGCGATGAGCGTACGGATGCCTTCGAGAACGATTTCGTGATCGTCGGCGATTACGATTCTTGCAGCCATACCCTTCCTCTCGGAATCAGAGATGTGATCAATCGACCTACGCTGACTGGGTTAAGCTTGAGACCGGCTCCTTCGCAGGAGCGGCGGCAACTACGGTTGTGCCCTCTTCAGTTGAGATAATTTCCAAGTTCCCGCCAAGCTGTTGCATGCGCTCCTTCATGCCGCGCAATCCAAGACCTAAGTTGGTTTCGTCGGAACCCTGCAGAAGGCCAGCCGGGATTCCCCTGCCTTTGTCCAGGATTTCCAAAACTGCCATTCCTTGGGCCATCGACAGGCGGACACTGGCTGTCGAACTTCCGGAATGGCGGTGCACGTTACTGAGGCTCTCCTGAAGTATCCGGAACAAAGCCAGCTCGACTTCCCGGGGGAGGCGAACGAAATCGGGATCGGCTTCAAATGTGACCTGAATCTTGCTGCGCTTGGAAAAGCCTTCCAGGTACCAGGGAATCGCCGACTTCAGGCCCAATTCTTCCAGCATGGGAGGATATAAGAGATAGGAGATGGTCCGCACTTCGCGAATTGACTCTTCGGCCAGGCGGATGCAATGGGCGATTTGCTGGTGGACTCCGCTGCCAGGATCGGAAGCCAGCACGCCTTCCAGGGAATCCAGATTCATTTTCAGCATCGCCAGGTACTGTCCGAGGCTGTCATGGAGTTCTCTGCCGATGCGTTTGCGTTCCTCATCCTGGCTGAGCAAAAGGTGATGGGAGAGTCGACGGAGGGAATTTTCCGAAATGGCCAGCTTGCTTTGGGCCAACTTTCTCTCCTTGACTTCAGTGGCCAGATCGTCATTGGCGCGTTGGAGCGCTTCTTGAGCATGCATTCTCTCGGTGAAGTCACGTGTGACTTTCGAAAATCCAATCACCTCGCCATTGGCATCTCGAATAGCGGTGATGACCACATTGGCCCAAAACCGAGAACCATCCTTGCGAACGCGCCATCCTTCATCTTCCGCACGGCCTTCTCTGCTTGCAATTTCCAGCTCGCGTTGTGGTTTCTGGCTTTGCAAGTCTTCTTCGGGATGAAAGATGGAGAAGTGCTTTCCAATGATGCCTGCAGCGGGATAGCCTTTCAGTCGTTCTGCTCCTTCATTCCAACTGCTAACTCGGCCTTCGCGATCCAGGGTAAAAATGGCGTAGTCCTTGACTGACTGGATGAACAGGCGGAATCGTTCTTCCTGCTGGCGAAGCGCGGCTTCACGGCTGTACGCCTCCAGTGCGGCCTGCTCAGCTCGCTCCCGGGCCTGCAGTTCACCCCTCAGTAACTGGTAGTGAAGATAGAGCAACGAGACGGCCACGATGAAGCTGGTGATCACAATGGCGCCGGCAATTAGAAACAAGCGACGAGCAGTTTGTTTCCTAATCGTCAGAAGACGAGCTTCCTCGTTCCTGATAGCCGAGCTGATATCAGCGTTGCGTGTGGCAAACTCAATGTTCTGACGGAGCACCTCCGAGAGATTCATCGGCGCGCCCTTTTGTTTTTGTGCCAGGGAATCATCCCAAATGCGGAGCCGCTCGCTGGTCAGAGCCTGATATTGGTTGCAGTTCGCAACCTGAACAGGATTATCTTTTGTGAGCTCCTGCAAGCGCTGTAGTGCGCCGGGGACCTGGGCGGCGGCGGTCCTGTATTCGGCGAATTGTGAATCGTCGCCACTCATCAAATAAGCCATTCGCGCCCGTCCCGCAGTGTTGATGTCATTCTGCAGATCGCTTAAGGCATCACGCACGTTGTAGGTGTGAATTACTAGACTCGCGCTCTCGCGGAAGTAGGAGAAGGCAAAATACGAGGCAAGCCCGCACAAACAAAGGAGTGCCAGCGCCACAACGAACACAACGCGGGCTTTTGCGCGCGGAACCATCTGCAATCGTTGGAAATCAGGGGTTGAGGGTCAAGAAGGCGAATGTTATGCCTGAGCTGGTTGAGGCGGCATACCATGTTTACCTGATAACGAGTTGGTTAATGTTTCGGGGTATCGGGCAGAATCAGGTTTCGAAAAGCGGGAGACCTGGGGCTCCCGCCACCGCGAGGGCAAACCCGCCCAAGCTGCGCTTGACCCGGCAGGCTCAGGATTTTTCACGACACAGCGGTTCTTCGACTGTCCGAAAGAACAGTGTCCTACGCTGTTAAGGGTCATAGCTGAAATGCCGATGATGGGGGCATGGCGAGCCTTCTCATCAGCGCTGGAATACGGCGGGTCCGAGCTGCCGTCTTTCTATGTTTTCTCGGCACCGGGGTGCTCGGTCTGGCGCAAGAGCCGGCGGACGGCGATCTCACTAACCTTTCCATCGAAGAGCTGGCGCACGTAAAAATCTCCAGCGCGTCGCGGTATCTGGAGGATGCGCGAAAAGCTCCTTCCGCCGTGACCGTAATCACGGCGGATGAAATTGCGCGCTATGGCTGGCGCACGCTGGCGGAGGTGCTGCGCAGCGCGCGCGGATTCTATACCGCCTACGATCGCCACTATACGTACCTTGGCCTCCAAGGGTTCCTGCAAACCGGCGACTACAATGCGCGCATTCTATTGCTCATCAATGGTCACCGAGTTAACGAGAATCTTTACGACAGCGCGCTGCTGGGCACGGAGTTTCCGCTGGATCTCGACCTCATCGACCGGATCGAAATCGTGCGTGGACCCGGTTCTTCACTCTACGGAACGAATGCAGTCCTGGGAGTGGTGAACGTGATTACGCGCCAGGCGAGCGGACCAGCGACGGTGGAGGTGAGCGGCGAGACGCTGTCGTACCTGGGACGGGCGGGGCGCCTTACGGGGACTTTGCAGAAGGGACGGCTGTCGGGCGTGATGTCGGGCAGCCTTTTTGAAAGCGCGGGTCATTCCAAGCTCTTCTACCCTGAGTTTGCAGCGCCGGAAACCAACAATGGCTGGGCAGAAGATGTGGATGGCGATCGCTACGCTCAGGGCTTTGCCGATATCCAATACGGGAACCTCCGCGTGCAGGGTCTGTACTCGAGTCGTCTCAAAGTTATTCCGACGGGTTCTTACGGGTCGAACTTTAATGATCCCGACGATCGCACCACCAACACGCGGGGCTATGTCGATGCGACCTACAGCTGGAAACTTGCTGCAAACACGGACCTCCATCTGCGTGGCTACTACGACACATACCGACTCTGGGGGACCTTTGCCTATGGAGGAGCGGATCCAGCGACCCGAAGCCTACTAATCAGTGAGGCCGCGGCGGATTGGGGCGGGCTGGAAATTGTGCTGGAGCACAGGCTGGGGAGGCATCGGCTGGTGGCAGGTGCCAGCTCAGAGTACAACTTTCGGATTGACCAAAAATACTATTATCCGGGACAACCGACCTTCCTCAGTGACCATGCGAATCCCTGGCTGATGGCCCCCTTTGGAGAAATGGAGCTGAATCTTACGCCGAAGCTGACGGTGAATGCCGGCGGGCGAATGGATTGGTACAGCACATTCGGGACAGCGTTGAGTCCGCGCTTCGCGCTGATGTATTTTCCGAATTCGCGGACTTCCCTGAAGTACATCTACAGCCAAGCGTTTCGCGCTCCCGATGCCTACGACATTTACTTTTCCAATAATCTCGATCCAACGAAGCCCAGCCAGACCCTAACACCGGAAGACATCCACTCCCACATGGTGGTGTTCGAGCGGGGCCTCACCTCATGGCTGGGCGTCACGGTGGATGGTTTTCACAACCGGCTCGATCAGGTGATCGAGAATCAGCCTGATGCAAGTGGAAACCCTGATTACGTCAACGCAGGCATTGATCGCGGCAAGGGGGTGGAGCTTGAAGTAGACGCCAAGCGCGCCTCGGGATGGGCAGCGCGCGCCAGTTATACGTTAGCCGACACCCAGGACGGTGTCAGCAAGACTGTGAGCGAAAATTCGCCGCGGCAGCTGGCGAAACTGCATGCGGCCATTCCTGTTTACGGGCGAGCCTTTGCAGGTCTGGAATTGTTGTACACCGATGCCCAGCAGAACTATCAAGGCGTGCGCATTGCATCGTCGCTGCTGACCAACGTCACGGTATCAACGAAGCCCCTGTGGGGCGGCTGGAAATTTTCGGCCAGTTGTTACAACGCCTTCGATCGCCGCTGGGCAACGCCCACGGGCCCGGAAGTGATTCAATCTGCGGTCCCGCAGGACGGGCGAAGCTATCGATTCAAGGTCACCTACACACGCCGGATTGAGCGCGAGCGGAGCAAACATTGATAAGGCATTTTTCCAGTGCTGACAGTGGCATGCGGAAAGGTCTGCCAGGCCGGGGAGCGTGCGCCTTGATCTGGATCTTGCTACTGGCGCCGCAGGCTTTTGCGCAATTGCAGGATGAAAGCGCGGTTCGTGCTGCCTTCGTATTCAATCTCACCAAGTATGTCGAATGGCCACGTTCCTCGGGTGAGTTGGTTATCGGATTTGTGGGCGAAAGTAGCATGGGCGAGATTCTTAAGAAGATGCTAGACGGAAAGGCCAGCGAATCGCGCAGCATTCGCGTTCTGGCGTCGCCTTCCGAGGAGCAACTGCCGCAGTGCAACATTGTGTACATAGCTTACTCATCACCCAAGAAATTCCGGCCTGTTCTGGAAAAGCTGCGCGAAAAGGGTGTTCTCACGGTGGGAGACGACTATAGCTTCGCTCTCAATGGCGGAATGGTGGGTCTGGTGAGGGCTGGAGACCATATCCAGATCATGATCAATCTTGAGGTGGTGCAGGAGTCCGGGTTGAAGATCAGCTCACGTGTCTTGAGTCTGGCGGCCATCGTGCGTACCAGCGGAGGAGGGTGAAGTGAGATTGGTGCGTCCCAACAGCTTAGCTGCCAATATCACGATCGTGGTATTGCTTGCGAGCAGCATTGCGTTATGTACCCTGCTGGCCGCCCTTCTCGTGTTTGACAACACGAGTTCCCACTCTTTGCTCCGCAGCCGCCTTTCCACCCTGGCCGAGATCGTCGGTCAGAACTCGAGCGCCGCACTGAACTTCACGGACAAGGACGCAGCCGGAGAAATTCTGGAAGCCCTAAGAGCGGAACCGCCGGTGGTATCGGGCTGTCTCTACAACGTGAATAACCAATTGTTTGCTCAATACCAGCGGCAGGTCGGAAGTCCGCCCTGTCCCAAATCCCCGGCGCAGTTATCGATACCTGGTCCCAAGTACACCAGCGTGGTGCATCGAGTGCGCGGACCTTACATGGAACTCGTGGGCACCCTCTCGCTGACCTCTGATATGCATGACCTGGACAGCAGAAGGAACCAGTTGCTAGAAATAGGCGGTTGCCTGATTGTGCTGGCGCTGGCGGTGGGTGGGGTTTCAGGGTCATTTCTGCAACGGCGGATATCGCGGCCGATTTTTGATCTGGCGCGAGCGATGAAGGAGGTCACGAAGGATGACAGTTTTGGCGCGCGTGTAGCTGTCTCAGGTAGCGATGAAATCGCACAACTGGGACAGGGGTTTAACCACATGCTGGCGGAGCTCGAACGCCGTGAAAGCGCGAAACGGGAAGCCGAAGCGAAGCTGCA contains the following coding sequences:
- a CDS encoding response regulator transcription factor, which produces MAARIVIADDHEIVLEGIRTLIARAGRDWAICGEARNGRDAVEMVKTLKPDIAVLDITMPVMSGLEAAGQITSLGLPTRTLIFTMHESERLPTDVRASGAHGYVHKSQAARDLIRAIDCLLAGDTFFGALPEKSKKENEEPNPGSLFCMGLAFAC
- a CDS encoding PAS domain S-box protein — translated: MVPRAKARVVFVVALALLCLCGLASYFAFSYFRESASLVIHTYNVRDALSDLQNDINTAGRARMAYLMSGDDSQFAEYRTAAAQVPGALQRLQELTKDNPVQVANCNQYQALTSERLRIWDDSLAQKQKGAPMNLSEVLRQNIEFATRNADISSAIRNEEARLLTIRKQTARRLFLIAGAIVITSFIVAVSLLYLHYQLLRGELQARERAEQAALEAYSREAALRQQEERFRLFIQSVKDYAIFTLDREGRVSSWNEGAERLKGYPAAGIIGKHFSIFHPEEDLQSQKPQRELEIASREGRAEDEGWRVRKDGSRFWANVVITAIRDANGEVIGFSKVTRDFTERMHAQEALQRANDDLATEVKERKLAQSKLAISENSLRRLSHHLLLSQDEERKRIGRELHDSLGQYLAMLKMNLDSLEGVLASDPGSGVHQQIAHCIRLAEESIREVRTISYLLYPPMLEELGLKSAIPWYLEGFSKRSKIQVTFEADPDFVRLPREVELALFRILQESLSNVHRHSGSSTASVRLSMAQGMAVLEILDKGRGIPAGLLQGSDETNLGLGLRGMKERMQQLGGNLEIISTEEGTTVVAAAPAKEPVSSLTQSA
- a CDS encoding TonB-dependent receptor, which gives rise to MASLLISAGIRRVRAAVFLCFLGTGVLGLAQEPADGDLTNLSIEELAHVKISSASRYLEDARKAPSAVTVITADEIARYGWRTLAEVLRSARGFYTAYDRHYTYLGLQGFLQTGDYNARILLLINGHRVNENLYDSALLGTEFPLDLDLIDRIEIVRGPGSSLYGTNAVLGVVNVITRQASGPATVEVSGETLSYLGRAGRLTGTLQKGRLSGVMSGSLFESAGHSKLFYPEFAAPETNNGWAEDVDGDRYAQGFADIQYGNLRVQGLYSSRLKVIPTGSYGSNFNDPDDRTTNTRGYVDATYSWKLAANTDLHLRGYYDTYRLWGTFAYGGADPATRSLLISEAAADWGGLEIVLEHRLGRHRLVAGASSEYNFRIDQKYYYPGQPTFLSDHANPWLMAPFGEMELNLTPKLTVNAGGRMDWYSTFGTALSPRFALMYFPNSRTSLKYIYSQAFRAPDAYDIYFSNNLDPTKPSQTLTPEDIHSHMVVFERGLTSWLGVTVDGFHNRLDQVIENQPDASGNPDYVNAGIDRGKGVELEVDAKRASGWAARASYTLADTQDGVSKTVSENSPRQLAKLHAAIPVYGRAFAGLELLYTDAQQNYQGVRIASSLLTNVTVSTKPLWGGWKFSASCYNAFDRRWATPTGPEVIQSAVPQDGRSYRFKVTYTRRIERERSKH
- a CDS encoding YfiR family protein — encoded protein: MIWILLLAPQAFAQLQDESAVRAAFVFNLTKYVEWPRSSGELVIGFVGESSMGEILKKMLDGKASESRSIRVLASPSEEQLPQCNIVYIAYSSPKKFRPVLEKLREKGVLTVGDDYSFALNGGMVGLVRAGDHIQIMINLEVVQESGLKISSRVLSLAAIVRTSGGG